A section of the Pseudomonas sp. Q1-7 genome encodes:
- the ppc gene encoding phosphoenolpyruvate carboxylase has translation MAEIDARLREDVHLLGELLGDTIRAQLGEVFLDKIERIRKGAKAARKGSAQGERQLNDTLDGLTEDELLPVARAFNQFLNLANIAEQYHRIRRRAADEPSPFEDRVLGELLQRLRAAGHAPEQLARQLGRLDIELVLTAHPTEVARRTLIQKYDAMAAQLAAQDHADLSEAERERVRLRLRRLIAEAWHTEEIRRSRPTPLDEAKWGFAVIEHSLWHALPNVLRHVDQVLHAATGLRLPLTAAPLRFASWMGGDRDGNPNVTASVSRQVLLLARWMAADLYLRDVDHLAAELSMQQASDELRVRVGVHPEPYRAVLKQLRERLRATRAWAEAALEGELPPGPEVLHENSQLLEPLELCYHSLHACGMGVIADGMLLDCLRRAASFGLFLVRLDIRQDAGRHAAALGEITDYLGLGNYAEWDEDDRLAFLQRELDNRRPLLPPHHRPSADTAEVLATCRVVANAPAASLGSYVISMAGAPSDVLAVQLLLKEAGLQRPIRVVPLFETLADLDNAGPAIDRLLGLPGYRARLHGPQEVMIGYSDSAKDAGTVAAAWAQYRAQERLVEVCREHQVELLLFHGRGGTVGRGGGPAHAAILSQPPGSVAGRFRTTEQGEMIRFKFGLPGIAEQNLNTYLAAVLEATLLPPPEPEPAWRAAMDHLAADGVAAYRAVVREHPQFVDYFRQATPEQELGRLPLGSRPAKRRAGGVESLRAIPWIFAWTQTRLMLPAWLGWETALENARQRGDIELLARMRERWPFFATRIDMLEMVLAKADANIAALYDERLVPEELKPLGAQLRDLLSQAGTSVLALTGQSRLLAQSPVTREAISVRNTYLDPLHLLQTELLARSRRCEQHVEGPLEQALLVTVAGIAAGLRNTG, from the coding sequence ATGGCCGAAATCGACGCGCGCCTGCGCGAGGATGTCCACCTGCTTGGCGAGCTGCTCGGTGACACCATTCGTGCCCAGTTGGGCGAGGTCTTTCTCGACAAGATCGAGCGCATCCGCAAGGGGGCCAAGGCCGCCCGCAAGGGCTCGGCCCAGGGTGAGCGCCAGCTCAACGACACCCTCGACGGCCTGACCGAAGACGAACTGCTGCCAGTGGCGCGGGCCTTCAACCAGTTCCTCAACCTGGCCAATATCGCCGAGCAGTACCACCGTATCCGCCGGCGCGCGGCGGACGAGCCGTCTCCCTTCGAGGATCGCGTGCTTGGTGAACTGCTGCAGCGCCTGCGTGCCGCCGGCCACGCTCCGGAACAACTGGCCCGCCAACTGGGCCGGCTGGATATCGAGCTGGTGCTGACCGCCCACCCCACCGAAGTCGCTCGCCGCACCCTGATCCAGAAGTATGACGCCATGGCCGCCCAGTTGGCCGCCCAGGACCATGCCGATCTCAGCGAGGCGGAGCGCGAGCGAGTGCGCCTGCGTTTGCGGCGCCTGATCGCGGAGGCTTGGCACACCGAGGAGATCCGCCGCAGCCGGCCGACGCCGCTGGACGAGGCGAAGTGGGGGTTCGCGGTGATCGAGCATTCCCTCTGGCATGCCCTGCCCAATGTGCTGCGCCACGTCGACCAGGTGCTGCACGCCGCCACCGGCCTGCGTCTGCCGCTGACTGCCGCGCCGTTGCGCTTCGCCTCCTGGATGGGCGGCGACCGCGACGGCAACCCCAATGTCACCGCCAGCGTGAGCCGCCAGGTGCTGCTGCTGGCGCGCTGGATGGCCGCCGATCTCTATCTGCGCGATGTCGACCACCTGGCCGCCGAGCTGTCCATGCAGCAGGCCAGCGACGAATTGCGCGTGCGCGTGGGGGTGCATCCCGAACCTTACCGGGCGGTGCTCAAACAGTTGCGCGAACGCCTGCGCGCGACCCGCGCCTGGGCCGAGGCGGCCTTGGAGGGCGAGCTGCCGCCGGGGCCGGAGGTGCTGCACGAGAACAGTCAACTGCTGGAGCCCCTGGAGCTCTGCTACCACTCGCTGCATGCCTGCGGCATGGGTGTGATTGCCGACGGCATGTTGCTCGACTGCCTGCGCCGTGCGGCCAGCTTCGGCCTGTTCCTGGTGCGCCTGGATATCCGCCAGGACGCCGGTCGCCACGCCGCCGCGCTGGGGGAAATCACCGATTACCTGGGCCTCGGCAACTACGCCGAGTGGGACGAGGATGACCGCCTGGCCTTTCTTCAGCGCGAGTTGGACAACCGACGCCCGCTGCTGCCTCCGCACCACCGGCCATCGGCCGATACCGCCGAAGTGCTTGCCACCTGCCGGGTGGTGGCCAACGCGCCGGCCGCGTCCCTCGGCTCCTACGTGATCTCCATGGCCGGTGCGCCCTCGGACGTGCTGGCGGTGCAACTGCTGTTGAAGGAAGCCGGGTTGCAACGTCCGATCCGCGTGGTGCCACTCTTTGAAACCCTGGCCGACCTGGACAACGCCGGGCCAGCCATCGACCGCCTGCTCGGCCTGCCTGGCTATCGCGCACGGCTGCATGGTCCCCAGGAAGTGATGATCGGCTACTCCGACTCGGCCAAGGACGCCGGTACCGTAGCCGCCGCCTGGGCCCAGTACCGTGCCCAGGAACGGCTGGTGGAGGTGTGCCGCGAGCACCAGGTGGAGTTGCTACTGTTCCATGGCCGCGGTGGCACCGTGGGGCGGGGCGGCGGCCCGGCCCATGCCGCCATCCTGTCGCAACCGCCGGGCTCGGTGGCGGGACGCTTCCGCACCACCGAGCAGGGCGAGATGATCCGCTTCAAGTTCGGACTGCCCGGCATCGCCGAGCAGAACCTCAACACTTACCTGGCGGCGGTACTGGAAGCCACCTTGCTGCCGCCGCCGGAGCCCGAGCCGGCCTGGCGCGCCGCCATGGACCATCTGGCCGCCGATGGTGTGGCGGCCTACCGCGCGGTGGTGCGCGAACATCCGCAGTTCGTCGACTATTTCCGCCAGGCCACCCCGGAACAGGAACTCGGCCGCCTGCCCCTGGGCAGTCGTCCGGCCAAGCGGCGTGCCGGTGGGGTGGAGAGTCTGCGGGCGATTCCCTGGATCTTCGCCTGGACGCAGACTCGCCTGATGCTGCCGGCCTGGCTGGGCTGGGAAACGGCCCTGGAGAATGCCCGGCAACGGGGGGACATCGAGCTGCTGGCGCGAATGCGCGAGCGCTGGCCATTCTTCGCGACGCGTATCGACATGCTGGAGATGGTCCTGGCCAAGGCTGACGCCAACATCGCGGCTCTCTACGACGAGCGGCTGGTGCCGGAGGAACTGAAGCCCCTGGGTGCGCAGTTGCGCGACCTATTGTCGCAGGCCGGCACTTCGGTGCTGGCTCTGACCGGTCAGTCGAGGCTTCTGGCGCAGAGTCCGGTGACCCGCGAAGCCATCAGCGTGCGCAATACCTACCTGGACCCGCTGCACCTGCTCCAGACCGAGCTCCTGGCCCGTTCCAGGCGCTGTGAGCAACATGTCGAAGGCCCGCTGGAACAGGCGCTTCTGGTTACCGTGGCGGGGATCGCGGCGGGGTTGCGCAACACCGGTTGA
- the adk gene encoding adenylate kinase, which produces MRVILLGAPGAGKGTQAGFITKKFGIPQISTGDMLRAAVKAGTELGLQAKSVMDAGGLVSDDLIINLVKERIAQPDCANGFLFDGFPRTIPQAEAMKEAGVNIDHVVEIAVDDEEIVSRIAGRRVHPASGRVYHTEHNPPKVAGKDDETGEDLIQRDDDKEETVRKRLAVYHSQTKPLVDFYQKLSAAEGTPKYSAIAGVGSVEEITGKVLAALS; this is translated from the coding sequence ATGCGCGTGATTCTGCTGGGGGCCCCTGGTGCCGGCAAAGGTACTCAAGCCGGCTTCATCACCAAGAAATTCGGCATTCCGCAAATTTCCACCGGTGACATGCTGCGTGCAGCGGTCAAGGCCGGCACCGAGCTTGGCCTGCAGGCCAAGAGCGTGATGGATGCCGGTGGCCTGGTCTCCGACGACCTGATCATCAACCTGGTCAAGGAACGCATCGCCCAGCCCGATTGCGCCAATGGTTTCCTCTTCGACGGTTTCCCGCGCACCATTCCCCAGGCCGAGGCCATGAAGGAAGCCGGTGTGAACATCGACCACGTGGTCGAGATCGCCGTGGACGACGAGGAAATCGTCAGTCGCATCGCCGGCCGCCGCGTTCACCCGGCTTCCGGCCGCGTCTACCACACCGAGCACAATCCGCCGAAGGTTGCCGGCAAGGACGACGAGACCGGCGAAGACCTGATCCAGCGTGACGACGACAAGGAAGAGACCGTGCGCAAGCGCCTGGCCGTCTACCACTCGCAGACCAAGCCGCTGGTGGACTTCTACCAGAAGCTTTCCGCCGCCGAAGGCACCCCGAAGTACAGCGCCATCGCCGGCGTGGGTTCGGTGGAAGAGATCACCGGCAAGGTACTGGCCGCCCTCAGCTGA
- a CDS encoding heavy metal translocating P-type ATPase, giving the protein MSHHCCHDHDHAPRSASPELAAVAATATAEARWSSLRIDAMDCPTEERLIRDALAKVPAIEELEFNLMQRLLRVRHRFEDVEPLQRLIASLGMQAVPLAEGAPAAAPAEMKKPWWPLALGGLAALAAEACEWFGLAPEWVIAGLAILAILGAGLPTYKKGWIALKNRNLNINALMSIAVTGALLIGQWPEAAMVSVLFAIAELIEARSLERARDAIRGLLQLAPELATVFEAGQWRERPAREIQPGARLRVRPGERIALDGEVLGGRSSVNQAPITGESLPVEKDQGDPLFAGTINGEGELEYRATRAADDSTLSRIIHAVEAAQGSRAPTQRFVDRFSRIYTPVVILIAVLTALLPPLFFDGVWLDWLYRALVLLVIACPCALVISTPVTIVSGLAAAARGGILIKGGVFLELGRKLAWVALDKTGTLTEGRPRQTDVEVLREDGRDTRALAASLAARSDHPVSQAVARAAEAAGIALYAVDELAALPGRGVTGQIEGRTYHLGNHRLVEELGLCSEELEARLDALEAQGKTVVALCGETAVLALFAVADTVRDSSREAIRQLHELGVKTLMLSGDNPHTVQAIASQVGMDDARGNLLPEDKLAEIGRRQAGGRAVGMVGDGINDAPALARADIGFAMGAAGTDTAIETAGVALMDDDLRKLPQFIRLSRRTHGVLMQNISLALGIKAVFLALTLMGEGTLWMAVFADMGASLLVVFNGLRLLSPLSQRERGLSASGPGSAV; this is encoded by the coding sequence ATGAGCCACCATTGCTGCCACGACCATGACCATGCCCCCCGCTCCGCCAGCCCGGAACTGGCTGCCGTCGCCGCCACTGCCACTGCCGAGGCGCGCTGGAGCAGCCTGCGCATCGACGCCATGGACTGCCCCACCGAAGAACGCCTGATCCGCGATGCCTTGGCCAAGGTCCCGGCCATCGAGGAGCTGGAGTTCAACCTGATGCAGCGCCTGCTGCGGGTGCGCCACCGTTTCGAGGATGTGGAACCGCTGCAACGCCTGATCGCGAGTCTGGGCATGCAGGCCGTCCCCCTGGCAGAAGGCGCCCCCGCCGCCGCACCGGCCGAGATGAAGAAGCCCTGGTGGCCGCTGGCCCTGGGGGGACTCGCCGCCCTGGCCGCGGAAGCCTGCGAATGGTTCGGCCTGGCACCGGAGTGGGTCATCGCCGGCCTGGCGATTCTCGCCATTCTCGGTGCCGGCCTGCCCACCTACAAGAAGGGCTGGATCGCCCTGAAGAACCGCAACCTGAACATCAACGCATTGATGAGCATCGCCGTCACCGGTGCCCTGCTGATCGGCCAGTGGCCGGAAGCGGCCATGGTCAGCGTGCTGTTCGCCATCGCCGAACTGATCGAAGCACGCAGCCTGGAGCGGGCGCGGGATGCCATTCGCGGCCTGCTGCAACTGGCCCCCGAACTGGCAACGGTGTTCGAGGCGGGACAATGGCGTGAGCGGCCGGCCAGGGAAATTCAGCCCGGCGCACGCTTGCGGGTACGGCCCGGCGAGCGTATTGCCCTTGACGGCGAAGTGCTGGGCGGCCGCTCCAGCGTCAACCAGGCGCCCATCACCGGCGAAAGTCTGCCGGTGGAGAAGGACCAGGGCGACCCCCTGTTTGCCGGCACCATCAACGGTGAAGGCGAACTGGAATACCGCGCCACGCGCGCCGCCGACGACAGCACCCTGTCGCGCATCATCCACGCCGTGGAGGCCGCCCAAGGCTCACGGGCACCGACCCAGCGCTTCGTCGACCGTTTCTCGCGCATCTATACGCCAGTGGTGATCCTCATCGCCGTGCTCACCGCGCTGCTGCCTCCCCTGTTCTTCGACGGCGTCTGGCTGGACTGGCTGTACCGCGCCCTGGTGCTGCTGGTGATCGCCTGCCCCTGTGCGCTGGTCATCTCCACCCCGGTGACCATCGTCAGCGGCCTGGCGGCGGCGGCGCGCGGCGGCATCCTGATCAAGGGCGGCGTCTTCCTCGAACTGGGCCGCAAGTTGGCCTGGGTGGCCCTGGACAAGACCGGCACCCTGACCGAGGGCCGTCCACGTCAGACCGATGTCGAGGTGCTGCGGGAAGACGGCCGCGATACCCGTGCCCTGGCCGCCAGCCTGGCCGCCCGTTCGGATCACCCGGTGTCCCAGGCCGTGGCCCGTGCCGCCGAGGCCGCGGGCATCGCCCTCTACGCGGTGGACGAGCTGGCCGCCCTGCCCGGCCGAGGCGTCACCGGGCAGATCGAGGGCCGCACCTACCACCTGGGCAATCACCGACTGGTGGAGGAGCTCGGCCTCTGCTCGGAGGAACTCGAGGCGCGCCTGGACGCCTTGGAAGCCCAGGGCAAGACGGTGGTCGCCTTGTGCGGCGAAACCGCCGTGCTGGCGCTGTTCGCGGTGGCCGACACCGTGCGTGACAGCAGCCGCGAGGCCATCCGCCAGCTCCACGAGCTGGGCGTGAAGACCCTGATGCTCTCCGGCGACAACCCGCACACCGTGCAGGCCATCGCCAGCCAGGTGGGCATGGACGACGCGCGCGGCAACCTGCTGCCGGAAGACAAGCTGGCGGAAATCGGCCGGCGCCAGGCCGGAGGCAGAGCGGTGGGCATGGTGGGCGACGGCATCAACGACGCCCCCGCCCTGGCCCGCGCCGACATCGGTTTCGCCATGGGCGCCGCCGGTACCGACACCGCCATCGAAACCGCCGGCGTAGCACTGATGGACGACGACCTGCGCAAGCTGCCGCAGTTCATCCGCCTGTCCCGCCGTACCCACGGGGTGCTGATGCAGAACATCAGCCTGGCGCTGGGCATCAAGGCGGTGTTCCTGGCCCTGACATTGATGGGCGAAGGCACCCTGTGGATGGCGGTGTTCGCCGATATGGGCGCGAGCCTGCTGGTGGTGTTCAACGGGTTGCGGTTGCTTTCACCCCTCTCCCAAAGGGAGAGGGGGTTATCCGCGTCCGGGCCGGGTTCAGCTGTGTAG
- a CDS encoding pilin assembly protein, producing the protein MKIRELAHHWEQNAKGRLTRSEYNVHLDLESAARLAALSEMYPKRSVEELIGELVGAALEELEASFPYVKGSQVVATDEQGDPLYEDIGPTPRFLALSRRYLQRLQRDGTSH; encoded by the coding sequence ATGAAGATCCGAGAACTGGCCCACCATTGGGAGCAGAACGCCAAGGGTCGCCTGACCCGCAGCGAGTACAACGTCCACCTGGACCTGGAGTCCGCGGCGCGGCTCGCCGCGTTGTCCGAGATGTACCCCAAGCGCAGCGTCGAGGAGTTGATCGGCGAACTGGTCGGCGCCGCCCTGGAAGAACTGGAAGCCAGCTTCCCCTACGTCAAGGGAAGCCAGGTGGTCGCCACCGATGAGCAGGGCGACCCGCTCTACGAAGACATCGGGCCGACGCCACGTTTCCTGGCGCTTTCACGCCGCTACCTGCAACGTCTGCAACGCGACGGCACCAGCCACTAA
- the cadR gene encoding Cd(II)/Pb(II)-responsive transcriptional regulator: protein MKIGELATLTGCPVETIRYYEREGLLPEPSRSAGNYRQYDTAHVERLSFIRHCRSLDMTQEEIRALLALRDRPEADCGTANRLIEEHLHHVEVRIAELQSLRAQLQDLRARCSGEGASEACGILRELEQPGPPPVTSEDCAHAGHLHVPGVHRRG from the coding sequence ATGAAGATCGGCGAACTGGCCACCCTCACCGGCTGCCCGGTGGAAACCATCCGTTACTACGAACGCGAGGGCCTGCTGCCGGAACCATCCCGCAGCGCGGGCAATTATCGGCAGTACGACACCGCCCATGTGGAGCGCTTGTCCTTCATCCGTCACTGCCGTTCGCTGGATATGACCCAGGAGGAAATCCGTGCCCTGCTGGCCCTGCGCGATCGTCCCGAGGCCGACTGCGGCACCGCCAATCGGCTGATCGAGGAGCACCTGCACCACGTGGAAGTGCGCATTGCCGAACTGCAGTCGCTGCGCGCCCAGCTCCAGGACCTGCGGGCACGCTGCAGCGGGGAGGGCGCCAGCGAAGCCTGCGGCATCCTCCGCGAACTGGAGCAGCCGGGACCACCGCCGGTGACCAGCGAGGACTGCGCGCATGCCGGGCACTTGCATGTGCCCGGTGTGCACAGACGCGGTTAG
- a CDS encoding isocitrate lyase/PEP mutase family protein, which translates to MSSQAQRGQAFAALHRAPGLFVLPNPWDAGSAKMLAHLGFAALATTSAGLAFALGRRDAEGNVNREEALANARAIVEATPLPVAADLENGYGDRPEDCAATIHAAAAVGLVGGSIEDASGRAEDPIYPLDLAVERIHAAVEAARSLGFPFTLAARAENFLHGRADLDDTLRRLVAYAEAGADVLYAPGLTSRQQVHDVVRAVAPRPVNVLVGSPSLKLGLEELAELGVKRVSVGSNLARVAYGAFFHAADELRQGNLMAMGQAMPFDRINDLFGA; encoded by the coding sequence ATGTCCAGCCAAGCCCAACGCGGCCAGGCATTCGCCGCCCTGCATCGCGCCCCTGGCCTGTTCGTCCTGCCCAATCCCTGGGATGCCGGTTCGGCGAAGATGCTCGCGCACCTCGGCTTCGCTGCATTGGCGACGACCAGTGCCGGCCTGGCCTTCGCCCTCGGGCGACGCGATGCCGAAGGCAACGTCAACCGCGAGGAGGCCCTGGCCAATGCCCGCGCCATCGTGGAAGCGACGCCGCTGCCGGTGGCCGCCGACCTGGAGAACGGCTACGGCGACCGCCCCGAGGACTGCGCGGCGACCATCCACGCGGCCGCCGCCGTCGGCCTGGTCGGCGGCTCCATCGAAGATGCCAGCGGTCGCGCCGAGGACCCCATCTATCCCCTGGACCTGGCAGTGGAGCGCATCCACGCTGCCGTGGAGGCGGCCCGCAGCCTCGGCTTTCCCTTCACTTTGGCGGCCCGGGCAGAGAACTTCCTGCATGGCCGTGCCGATCTCGATGACACCTTGCGCCGCCTGGTGGCCTATGCGGAGGCGGGCGCCGATGTGCTCTACGCGCCGGGCCTCACCAGTCGCCAACAGGTTCACGACGTGGTGCGCGCCGTGGCGCCGCGGCCGGTGAACGTGCTGGTGGGCTCGCCCAGCCTGAAACTCGGCCTGGAGGAACTGGCCGAACTCGGGGTCAAGCGCGTCAGCGTCGGCTCCAACCTGGCGCGGGTGGCCTACGGCGCCTTCTTCCACGCGGCGGACGAACTGCGCCAGGGCAATCTGATGGCCATGGGGCAGGCGATGCCCTTCGATCGCATCAACGACCTGTTCGGCGCCTGA
- a CDS encoding class I SAM-dependent methyltransferase, translating into MSEDSVRVRAESLEPAYAEALEAWAARLGLLREGEADFALQLGGEGLQLLQLGPDSPGPVRVDFVEGAAAHRRKFGGGSGQMIAKAVGVQPGIRPKVLDATAGLGRDAFVLATLGCEMTLIERQPLIAALLEDGLVRAGREPETAAIAAHMRLLQGNAIELMRNWQGEVPQVIYLDPMFPHRDKSALVKKEMRLFRPLVGDDQDAPALLEAALALASHRVVVKRPRKAPIIEGAKPGYALEGKSSRYDIYPKKKLGT; encoded by the coding sequence ATGAGTGAAGATTCTGTCAGGGTGAGGGCCGAGTCCCTCGAACCGGCCTATGCCGAAGCCTTGGAGGCCTGGGCCGCGCGGCTGGGGTTGCTGCGTGAGGGCGAGGCGGATTTCGCCTTGCAGTTGGGTGGTGAGGGTTTGCAACTGCTGCAGCTCGGGCCTGACTCGCCCGGCCCCGTGCGGGTGGACTTCGTCGAAGGTGCGGCGGCACACCGGCGCAAGTTCGGCGGCGGCAGCGGACAGATGATCGCCAAGGCGGTGGGTGTGCAGCCCGGTATTCGCCCGAAGGTCCTGGATGCCACCGCGGGTCTGGGGCGTGACGCGTTCGTGCTGGCCACCCTGGGGTGCGAGATGACCCTGATCGAGCGCCAGCCGCTGATCGCCGCGCTGCTGGAAGATGGCCTGGTCCGCGCCGGCCGGGAACCGGAGACCGCCGCAATCGCCGCGCACATGCGGCTGCTGCAGGGCAACGCCATCGAGCTGATGCGCAACTGGCAGGGGGAGGTCCCCCAGGTGATTTACCTCGATCCGATGTTCCCGCACCGCGACAAGAGCGCCCTGGTGAAGAAGGAGATGCGCCTGTTCCGCCCCCTGGTGGGCGATGACCAGGACGCCCCGGCATTGCTGGAGGCCGCCCTGGCCCTGGCTAGTCACCGGGTGGTGGTGAAGCGGCCGCGCAAGGCGCCGATCATCGAAGGCGCCAAACCGGGCTATGCGCTGGAAGGGAAATCCAGCCGGTATGACATCTATCCGAAGAAGAAGCTGGGGACCTGA
- the tsaB gene encoding tRNA (adenosine(37)-N6)-threonylcarbamoyltransferase complex dimerization subunit type 1 TsaB, whose amino-acid sequence MTTLLALDTATEACSVALLHDGKVLSHYEVIPRLHAQRLLPMIQTLLGEAGLPLAAVDAIAFGRGPGAFTGVRIAIGVVQGLAFALDRPVLPVSDLAVLAQRAHREQGVDQVAAAIDARMDEVYWGCYRLDAGEMRLAGVEAVLPPEQALLPRDAGGDWYGAGTGWGTFASRIPVPVSGQSPGLLPHAEDLLALARFAWARGEGLPADQAQPVYLRDNVATPKAPQ is encoded by the coding sequence ATGACCACACTGCTGGCCCTGGATACCGCCACCGAAGCCTGCTCCGTCGCCTTGCTGCACGACGGCAAGGTGCTCAGCCACTATGAGGTGATTCCGCGCCTGCATGCCCAGCGGCTGCTGCCGATGATCCAGACCCTGCTGGGCGAGGCAGGCCTGCCGCTGGCTGCGGTGGACGCCATCGCCTTCGGTCGTGGCCCCGGTGCCTTCACCGGCGTACGCATTGCCATAGGCGTGGTCCAGGGCCTGGCGTTCGCGCTGGACCGGCCGGTCCTGCCGGTATCCGATCTGGCGGTGTTGGCCCAGCGTGCCCACCGCGAACAGGGCGTCGACCAGGTGGCCGCCGCTATCGATGCGCGCATGGACGAGGTCTATTGGGGATGCTACCGCCTGGATGCCGGCGAAATGCGTCTGGCCGGCGTGGAAGCGGTTCTGCCCCCGGAGCAGGCCCTGCTGCCGCGCGACGCCGGCGGCGACTGGTATGGCGCGGGCACTGGCTGGGGCACCTTCGCGTCGCGCATTCCGGTGCCCGTCAGTGGTCAGTCGCCGGGTCTGCTGCCCCACGCGGAAGACCTCCTGGCCCTGGCGCGTTTCGCCTGGGCACGGGGCGAAGGTCTGCCCGCGGACCAGGCGCAACCGGTGTACCTGCGCGACAACGTCGCCACGCCCAAGGCGCCGCAGTAG
- a CDS encoding TetR/AcrR family transcriptional regulator, with product MSDNSFPTSGPGRPKDPAKRKAILEAAKNLFLRNGYDGSSMDAIAAEAGVSKLTVYSHFTDKETLFSAAVKAKCEEQLPELLFELPADASIESVLLNIGRSFQQLINSRESLELHRVMVAMANQDPKLARMFYEAGPLQILQEMTGLLRHAHEAGKLHIEQPLNAADHFFCLIKGGHNFRLLIGCEAALEGEEAERHVREVVELFIRAYAP from the coding sequence ATGTCTGACAATTCATTTCCGACCAGCGGCCCAGGCCGGCCGAAAGATCCCGCGAAGAGAAAGGCAATTCTCGAAGCGGCGAAGAACCTGTTCCTGAGAAACGGCTACGACGGCAGCAGCATGGATGCCATCGCCGCCGAGGCCGGCGTGTCCAAACTGACCGTGTACAGCCACTTCACCGACAAGGAGACGCTGTTCTCAGCGGCGGTAAAGGCCAAGTGCGAAGAGCAGTTACCGGAGCTGCTGTTCGAGTTGCCGGCGGACGCCAGCATCGAAAGCGTGCTGCTGAACATCGGCCGCAGCTTCCAGCAGTTGATCAACAGCCGCGAGTCCCTGGAACTGCATCGGGTCATGGTGGCCATGGCCAACCAGGACCCGAAGCTCGCGCGAATGTTCTACGAGGCGGGGCCGCTGCAGATCCTGCAGGAAATGACCGGACTGCTGCGCCATGCCCATGAGGCCGGCAAGCTGCATATCGAGCAGCCGCTGAATGCCGCCGATCACTTCTTCTGCCTGATCAAGGGCGGGCACAATTTCCGCCTGCTGATCGGCTGCGAAGCCGCCCTGGAAGGAGAAGAGGCCGAGCGGCACGTGCGGGAAGTGGTGGAGCTGTTCATCCGGGCCTATGCGCCCTGA
- a CDS encoding DUF72 domain-containing protein, whose product MLPYHLGCPSWNEPAWRGSFYPADLRPADTLGHYCQVFNAVEGNTTFYARPSAETLRRWAQTMPERFRFCAKVPRDVSHEGDLRDQIVATEAFLHLLEPLGPRLSPLWLQLPAAFGQNRLGELACWLDAFSHQSIAVEVRNPAFFDKGDAERALNRLLHERGVERICLDSRALFSVRSQDPAVLHAQSKKPRVPVRPAAFSTSPQVRFIGGPDLDANQPFLDPWLDKVAGWIEQGLTPNVFLHTPDNHLAAAQALRFHASLRERLPGLPALELSQPPAEQLGLL is encoded by the coding sequence ATGTTGCCCTATCACCTGGGCTGCCCGTCCTGGAACGAGCCGGCCTGGCGCGGCAGCTTTTATCCCGCCGACCTGCGTCCCGCCGACACCCTGGGCCACTACTGCCAGGTGTTCAACGCGGTGGAAGGCAACACCACCTTCTACGCGCGGCCTTCCGCCGAAACCCTGCGGCGCTGGGCACAGACCATGCCGGAGAGGTTCCGTTTCTGCGCCAAGGTGCCCCGCGATGTCAGCCATGAAGGCGACCTGCGCGACCAGATCGTCGCCACCGAGGCCTTCCTCCACTTGCTGGAACCCCTTGGACCGCGCCTGTCGCCGCTCTGGCTGCAACTGCCGGCGGCCTTCGGGCAGAACCGGTTGGGTGAGCTGGCTTGCTGGCTGGACGCATTCAGCCACCAGAGCATCGCGGTGGAAGTGCGCAACCCGGCCTTTTTCGACAAGGGCGACGCCGAGCGAGCCCTCAACCGTCTGCTGCACGAGCGCGGTGTGGAGCGCATCTGCCTGGACTCGCGGGCGTTGTTCAGTGTCCGCTCCCAGGACCCAGCCGTGCTCCACGCGCAATCGAAGAAGCCACGGGTGCCGGTGCGGCCGGCAGCCTTCAGCACCAGTCCGCAGGTGCGTTTCATCGGCGGACCGGACCTGGATGCCAACCAGCCTTTCCTCGATCCCTGGCTGGACAAGGTGGCCGGCTGGATCGAACAGGGTCTGACGCCCAACGTGTTCCTGCACACCCCGGACAACCACCTGGCCGCCGCCCAGGCGCTGCGGTTCCACGCCAGCCTGCGTGAGCGCCTTCCGGGATTGCCGGCCCTGGAGCTGTCGCAACCGCCGGCCGAACAGCTCGGCCTCCTCTGA